A region of the Candidatus Methylomirabilota bacterium genome:
ACACCTCGTCCCAGCGCTCGTGGGACGAGAGGCTCTTGAAGATGTTCTGCACGCGCGCCCGCGCCACGTTGGTATCGCCGTACTCCACCAGCGGGATCGTGGGCAGATCCTTCATGAGGATCTCCTGCACCTCGCGATAGGGCTTGGCGCGCTCGGCCTGCGAGGCCACCGCGCCGCCCTTGGCGAAGAGCTCGTCCACCTTGGGGTTGCAGTAGCGCTCCACGTTCACGAACGGCGCGGGACGGATGTTGTCGCAGGTGTAGATGCGCCCGATGCCCAGCGCCGGGTCACCGTAGCTCGTGTAGTTGTGGATGTAGAGGTCGAAGTCGTACTGCTTGAACACCTTCTCCAGCATGAGCGAGCGCTCGAGCGGCACCAGCTTCACGTTGAGGCCCACCCCCTTGAGCTGTTGCGCCACCACCTCGGAGGCGCGGTTGGCCGCGGAGTTGGCGGGGTCGTAGACCAGGCGCAGCGCCATCCGCTCGCCCTGCGCGTTCTTGGGATAGCCCGCCTCGTCGAAAAGCGCGCCAGCCTTCGCCACGTCGAAGGGATACTTCGGCACATTGGCGTTGTAGGCCCAGGCAAGACTCGACGGGATCACGCTCGTGCCCGGCCGACCCTGGCCGGCGTAGCCCTGCTGCACGAGGAAGCTCTGATCGATGCCGTGGAAGATGGCCTGCCGCACCCGTACGTCACCGAGCGCCTTGTTGTCCTTCAGGTTGAAGAACAGCAGGATGGTCTCCGGGAACAGCATGTACTCCTTCACCACGATGCCAGGGAGCGCCTTCACCCGTCCCGCCTGCTCGCGCGGGAGGAAGAAGGAGTAGAGCACATCCACCTCGCCCTTCTCGAAGGCGAGCACGCGCGAGGCCGGGTTCGGCATCACCTTCAAGATCACGCGGTCCAGATAGGGCCGGCCCTTCTTGAAGTAATCGGGGTTCCGCTCCAGCACGTAGTGGCTGCCCTTCACCGCCTCGGCGATCTTGAAGGGCCCGGTGCCGACCGGCTTTCGGTTGAACTCCGCGGTGGCGAGGTCCTGCCCCTCGAGCAGGTGCTTGGGCAGGATCGGCCCCATGTTGAGCGAGGTCATGAACACGGTGGGCCCGAAGGGCGTCTTCATCTTCAGCACCACCGTGTAGGGATCGGGCGTGTCGATGGAGGCGATGCTGGCATAGGCCACGCGGCCTACCGGGTGATACTTGGCGATCGCCTCCTGATACGTCCACTTCACATCCGCGGAGGTGAAGGGCTTGCCGTCGTGCCATTTCACGTCCTTGCGGAGCTTGAACGTGTAGGTGAGGCCGTCTGGGCTGATCGTCCACGATTCGGCGAGATCGGGATGGCTCCGGTAGTCGTTGTCGAGGTAGGTGAGCCCGTTGAAGAGCTTGCCCATGAGCGACCACGCCTGGGTGTCGGTGGTGGTCGCGGGGTTCATGGTGGGCGGGTCGGCGCTGATGGCCTGCACCACGGTGCCGCCCATCCTGGGCTCCTGGGCGAGCGTGGCAATGGGGACGACGAGCGCGGCCGCGAGGGCGAGCGCGAGAACACGAGCGAGTGAAAGCCGCATGATCGATCTATCTCCCGACGAGGGCGTCGACCGACGCCTCGAGCTTGCGAGCCGAGTCGGCGAGCCGCTGATGCATACCGGAGACGATGGCCTCGTCGGCCTTGAGGCCGGTACCGAAGTGCGCGATCTGGCGCTGCGACTCCCTGGGCGCGGGACCGCCGCGCATGGTGCGATCCGCGATGAAGCGGCCGGGGTCGACCGCCTCGCGGATCTGCGCCGCGGTGAGGCCCGCGGGCTGACCGTGATAGAGCTGCGCGGCCTCGTCCAGCAGGGCCGGCGTCACCCCGTCGGGCGCAAGCCCGCGCTCCTCGCAGAGCCGCACGAGGATGCCCACGATCTGATGCGAGGTCCGCCAGGGCAGGTTCTTCTCCCGCACCAGCGCCCCCGCGATGTCAGTGGCGGTCGCCCAGTGCTTCCAGGCCTCTTCCCGCATGTGCGCCTTGCGGATCTCGAGCGCCGGGAGTAGCTCGCAGAACCAGTCGAGATCGCGCACGCAGTGGTTGCAGACGGTCCACACCTGCTCGAGCGCGTAGTGCCGCTCGGTGATGGGGAACGCGGTGGGGCCCTTGAGGGCGGTGAACGAGGTCACCACCGCGCCCAGCGCCTCCGCGGCCGCGCCCTTCACCTCGGCGGGGCCGATCACGTTCTTCTTCTGCATCATGATGCTCGAGGTGTTGCAGAAACGGTCGGGGATGCTCACGTAGGCGTACTCGCTGGTGCTCCAGAGGATGAGATCGTCCGCCCACTTCGACATGCTGTGGTAGAGCGTGGCCACCGCCATCGGCACATCCAGGCTGTCGTCGGCGTTGAGCTCCAGGATGGCGTCGGCGCAGTTCTCGTGCACGCCGTCGAAGCCCATCAGCTCCGCGGTGCGCTCGCGATCGAGCGGGAAGTTCGAGCCCACCATGATGGCGGAGCCCGCCGGACTCACATTCACCCGCCGGTAGACGCCGTGCAGGCGCTCGAAGTCCCGCGCGAGGTTGGCCGCCCAGGAGATGTAGAGATGCGCCAGCGTCATGGGCTGGGCGTGCTGGCCGAAGCTCGTGCCCGGGAAGATCGTGTCGGTGTGCTGAGCGGCCAGGTCCAGCAGCACGCGGCGCAGGCGGTTCACCGCTTCGAGAATGCGGAGCACGTGCTCGCGCTGCAGGGTGTTGATGCCGACGGAGGAGAGATCGCCGCTGCTGCGCCCGAGGTGCAGGCGCCCGCCCACGTCCTCACCGAGCTTCCGGATCAGGTACTGCTCGCCGGCGTGGAGGCCGCCGCCCACCTTGCTCCGCGTCTCCTCCACGCCTTCCTTCTCCATCTCGCGGAGGGCGCGCAGGATGGCCCCCGCCGTCTCGCGCGGGAGCAGGCCCTGCTCGGTCAGCATCACCGCCTGCGCCTTGTCGAAGGCGTGGAGGGCGTGGAACATGAGGCGCGCGCGCCCCGCGGTGAGGCGCGCCAGATGCGGCATCATCTCCTCGCGCAGGCGGATGCCGGCAGTGCGGAAGCCGCGGTATTCCGAGGACGTTTGCTTCAGCATGGATGAGCCTCCCGGTCACATCGGTGAACGCGACGCCAGCGGCGCGCGCAGACAACGAGAGTACACCAATCGGGAGGTGGGGGGACTGTGCCCGAAGGCACCCATTGCGCACCGGA
Encoded here:
- a CDS encoding ABC transporter substrate-binding protein; the protein is MRLSLARVLALALAAALVVPIATLAQEPRMGGTVVQAISADPPTMNPATTTDTQAWSLMGKLFNGLTYLDNDYRSHPDLAESWTISPDGLTYTFKLRKDVKWHDGKPFTSADVKWTYQEAIAKYHPVGRVAYASIASIDTPDPYTVVLKMKTPFGPTVFMTSLNMGPILPKHLLEGQDLATAEFNRKPVGTGPFKIAEAVKGSHYVLERNPDYFKKGRPYLDRVILKVMPNPASRVLAFEKGEVDVLYSFFLPREQAGRVKALPGIVVKEYMLFPETILLFFNLKDNKALGDVRVRQAIFHGIDQSFLVQQGYAGQGRPGTSVIPSSLAWAYNANVPKYPFDVAKAGALFDEAGYPKNAQGERMALRLVYDPANSAANRASEVVAQQLKGVGLNVKLVPLERSLMLEKVFKQYDFDLYIHNYTSYGDPALGIGRIYTCDNIRPAPFVNVERYCNPKVDELFAKGGAVASQAERAKPYREVQEILMKDLPTIPLVEYGDTNVARARVQNIFKSLSSHERWDEVWVTDGK
- the argH gene encoding argininosuccinate lyase, encoding MLKQTSSEYRGFRTAGIRLREEMMPHLARLTAGRARLMFHALHAFDKAQAVMLTEQGLLPRETAGAILRALREMEKEGVEETRSKVGGGLHAGEQYLIRKLGEDVGGRLHLGRSSGDLSSVGINTLQREHVLRILEAVNRLRRVLLDLAAQHTDTIFPGTSFGQHAQPMTLAHLYISWAANLARDFERLHGVYRRVNVSPAGSAIMVGSNFPLDRERTAELMGFDGVHENCADAILELNADDSLDVPMAVATLYHSMSKWADDLILWSTSEYAYVSIPDRFCNTSSIMMQKKNVIGPAEVKGAAAEALGAVVTSFTALKGPTAFPITERHYALEQVWTVCNHCVRDLDWFCELLPALEIRKAHMREEAWKHWATATDIAGALVREKNLPWRTSHQIVGILVRLCEERGLAPDGVTPALLDEAAQLYHGQPAGLTAAQIREAVDPGRFIADRTMRGGPAPRESQRQIAHFGTGLKADEAIVSGMHQRLADSARKLEASVDALVGR